A part of Phoenix dactylifera cultivar Barhee BC4 chromosome 2, palm_55x_up_171113_PBpolish2nd_filt_p, whole genome shotgun sequence genomic DNA contains:
- the LOC103699189 gene encoding uncharacterized protein LOC103699189: MEAGRRKAAVEAWTPPYCTVVGVDTSCGFWYRACSNCERTLPDDPRNPNSNPTCRLCSQKTFAAPSKRLYRLLVSIATVDKVMVVVCFDRAARVLMGCSADEFVDFCRAHPLAAEKAAEMLEGEMCRMTLASSKKGNAEHLRVAAVEPLRTGFRPVIETLRKMTRTILFVQEKGSGKNMGMYFGIMHDDVMVGGLHEIFGAM, translated from the exons ATGGAGGCCGGGCGGCGGAAGGCGGCGGTGGAGGCGTGGACGCCACCCTACTGCACGGTGGTGGGCGTGGACACGAGCTGCGGCTTCTGGTACCGCGCCTGCTCCAACTGCGAGAGGACCCTCCCCGACGACCCTCGCAACCCCAATTCCAACCCTACCTGCCGCCTCTGCAGCCAGAAAACCTTCGCCGCTCCCTCCAAGCGCCTCTACCGCCTCCTC GTGTCGATTGCGACGGTGGATAaggtgatggtggtggtgtGCTTCGACCGGGCGGCGCGAGTTCTGATGGGGTGCTCCGCCGACGAGTTCGTGGACTTCTGTAGGGCCCACCCCTTGGCGGCGGAGAAGGCGGCGGAGATGCTGGAGGGGGAGATGTGCCGGATGACGCTGGCTTCCTCCAAGAAGGGCAATGCCGAGCACCTCCGCGTGGCCGCCGTGGAGCCGCTCCGGACTGGGTTCCGACCGGTCATCGAGACGCTGAGGAAAAT GACTCGCACAATACTATTTGTCCAAGAGAAAGGCTCAGGCAAGAACATGGGGATGTATTTTGGAATTATGCATGATGATGTAATGGTTGGAGGCTTGCATGAAATATTTGGTGCAATGTGA